A stretch of Blautia liquoris DNA encodes these proteins:
- a CDS encoding helix-turn-helix transcriptional regulator, which produces MAAYPLDRIHIDHVFRNQPYKMREAHQHARYELYYLADISSMGTVTIADKTYPLTKNCLVLIDQHTLHRNDLSQTAHHERYLLELDPDIFDSDSDKLVHVPIALFFKQHTGVHQLDSSTLLQVEQVLLSIYDESLFNENYFEDLVRLRVLEIILLLNRFFEKQTLTNGKFSMAQKQTIVPVVKYINEHFSEDLSLTHLAEQFYLSKAYLARAFRAGTGQTLHAYLNDCRLKHAQRLLLLYPSYTIDEVAELCGFHSTSYFIKQFRLHTEMTPVQFRKTY; this is translated from the coding sequence ATGGCTGCCTATCCACTTGATCGTATTCATATCGATCATGTTTTTCGTAATCAACCTTATAAAATGCGTGAAGCTCATCAACACGCACGCTACGAACTCTACTATTTAGCAGATATCAGCAGCATGGGAACCGTGACGATTGCAGACAAAACATACCCGCTGACCAAGAACTGCCTGGTATTGATCGATCAGCATACTCTTCACCGGAATGATCTAAGTCAGACAGCCCACCATGAACGTTATCTGTTGGAACTGGATCCTGATATTTTTGATAGTGACAGTGATAAGTTAGTTCATGTTCCAATTGCTTTATTTTTCAAACAGCATACAGGTGTTCATCAGCTTGACTCTAGTACTTTACTACAAGTGGAACAAGTCTTGCTTTCTATCTATGATGAGTCTCTTTTTAATGAAAATTATTTCGAAGATTTGGTTCGGCTGCGTGTACTGGAAATTATCCTACTGCTAAACCGTTTCTTTGAAAAACAGACCCTGACAAATGGTAAATTCTCTATGGCACAAAAGCAAACGATCGTGCCAGTCGTTAAATATATCAATGAACATTTTAGCGAAGATCTTTCTTTAACACACCTGGCAGAACAGTTCTATTTAAGCAAAGCCTATCTTGCGCGTGCTTTTAGAGCCGGAACCGGGCAAACCCTTCATGCGTATCTAAACGATTGTCGTCTCAAACATGCTCAACGGCTTTTATTGCTATACCCCAGTTATACGATTGATGAGGTTGCAGAACTTTGTGGTTTTCATAGTACTTCTTATTTTATCAAACAATTTCGTCTACATACCGAAATGACTCCTGTCCAATTTCGCAAAACTTATTAG